The following DNA comes from Patescibacteria group bacterium.
TTTCTTCAATTACAGTTAGTCCCGACAGACTATCTTGATACCACGAAAGGGAAACTTCTCTTTCCGATCCCAGGGTGTCTTGATTGTCAATTAGTATTTTTCGTTGCAAAAAATTTCCACCGATATGTATTACCCTGCCTCTTTCGCGGTGGTCTGTTTTTTGTTGTCGCCAGGACATTTCTTGGGCAATTTGACCAATCAGACCAAGGTTGATTTGTCCGGGCAGCGTTTCAACGTTTTTGGGAATCTTTTTACCCCTTAGGTCTTTTAAAAATTTAATGAACTGTTCATATGACCACATTACGTCCTCCTTGTAATGTTTTTGTTGATTTTTAAAGTTATCAAAAAAGACCGATTTGGTCAAATCGTCGGTCTTTTTTTAGATAGGCAGATTTTTAATATTTTTAAACGTCTAGGTTTTTGACACTCTTAGCGTGAGTTTGGATAAAGCGTTTGCGCGGACCGACTTCTGATCCCATTAAAATATCGAAAGTTTCGTCAGCTAAAGCGGCATTATCGATAGTAACTTTTTTCATCACGCGCGTCTCGGGGCTCATAGTGGTTGACCAAAGTTGTTCCGGGTTCATCTCGCCCAAACCTTTGTAGCGCTGGACATTGATTTTGGGCGCGGCTTTAAACTTGCCGCCGGTATTTTCCGTCTGCTCTTCGGCGGTAGTTTCATCTTCATTATTATCTTCCGCGCCTTCTACCACTTCAACTTCTTTGCCCTTGGTTAATTCTTTAATTTTGGCGTCCTTGTCTTCATCGGTAAATACCCAGTGAACATCTTTGCCGACTTTGATCGAGTAGAGCGGCGGTTGAGCGATAAATAGATGACCCTGATTTATAATATCCGGAAAATAGCGATAAAATAATGTTAGCAGCAGCGTGCGGATATGAGCGCCGTCTACGTCAGCATCAGTCATAATAATAATTCTGTTATAGCGAAGCTTTTCTATATCAAACTGTTCGCCAAAATTTGTGCCTATGGCGATAATTAAAGACTTTAGTTCGTTATTAGCCAGCATTTTGTCGATGCGAGCTCGTTCAACGTTTAGAATTTTGCCGCGTAAAGGCAAAATAGCCTGAAATTCGCGATTGCGACCCTGTTTTGCCGAACCGCCGGCGGAATCTCCTTCGACGATGTAAAGCTCTGATTCCGAGGCGTTACGTGAAGAGCAATCAGCGAGTTTTCCCGGCAAGGTCAGACCTTCTAGTGCCCCTTTGCGCAATACCGTTTCTCTGGCGGCGCGAGCAGCCAATCTGGCTCGAGAGGCAAGTAAGCATTTACCCAGGATCGCTTCAGCATCTTTTGGGTTTTCTTCCAAAAAAATGGCGAAATGCTCGTTCATCACTGCTTCAACAGCGGTACGAGCCTCGACGTTTCCCAGCTTGGCTTTCGTTTGTCCTTCAAACTGCGGTTCGGGAAGTTTGATCGATACAACTGCCGTCAGCCCTTCACGAACGTCTTCGCCCGTAAGATTGTCGTCTTTTTCTTTTAAGATACCTTTATTTCTAGCATAGCTGTTGAGTGTCCTGGTGATGGCGGTGCGAAAGCCTACCAGATGCATGCCGCCTTCCGGGTTATAGATGTTGTTGGCAAACGGTAGCACTATTTCTTGAAAATCTTCGGCATAACGCAGCGCCACTTCTACTTGGATTTTATCAACTTCCTTGTCAATATAAAAAATGTTTTCATGTTTTGCTTCTTTGTTGATATTTAGATGTTTAACATAAGAAGCGATGCCGCCTTCGAAATAGAAAGTATAATGTCCCGCAGGGAGCAAAATGTCTTTAGCAAATTTTTTGGAGTAATATTTTATCTGCTCACGATCGTCGATAATGGTAATCATTACGCCTTTGGTCAGGTAGGCTTGTTGACGCAGATGGTCGATGACGGTTTTGAGATCGAATTTGGTTACAGAAAATATTTCCGCATCGGGGCGAAAGGTGATAGTGGTGCCGGTTTCTTTGGTTTTGCCTGTGGGGCGGACGTTTTTTACCGGTTTACCACGACGATATTCTTGTTCCCAGATTTTGCCATCACGTCTTACCTCGGCTTTCATCCATTCAGAAAGGGCGTTAACTACGGAAACGCCGACACCGTGCAAACCGCCGGATACTTTATAGCCACCTTCGCCAAACTTACCTCCGGCATGGAGTTTGGTTAAAACAGTTTCCAAAGCTGATTTTTTTGTTACCTTATGAGTGTCAACTGGGATACCGCGACCATTATCGGTAATAGCAGCTACGTCAGCTCCGTCCTTATCTTTAAAAAGACGCAACGTGATGTGGTTGGCGTATCCACCCATAGCTTCGTCAATAGAGTTGTCGACAACTTCCCAGAGCATGTGATGCAGTCCGGCTTCGGCAGTATTGCCGATATACATGCCTGGTCTTTTTCGTACCGGGTCAAGACCTTCTAGAACGGTAATCTGATCAGCACCATAGGCAGTGCTTTTTGGTTTGTTTTCCTTGGCTTTTTTAGAAATTTTAGTATTTTCCTTTTGCGGCATATGGTAGTGTTTTTATTAAAAATTACGTTATTATTTTAGCATAATTTTATCCTTTTTTCCACTTTTTATGGTGTTTTAATTTATCTAAATTTAGACGAAAAAACAGTGTGGATAAGATGGTATTAATAGTTGGTTAAACAATAGTCGTTTGCAGTGATTCAATTCAAGTGACAGACGGGGGTAAACAAACATTTTAACAAGTTAAGCACTTTACGGGAATAAAGTTTTATACTATATTTTAGTATTACCCATGTTGGGTAAACCCGGGCCTCGGGGAGGGGCAAAATTTCGGGCAACGAGCCTGAAAAAGGAGGAATGATTATGGGTTCTTTAAAAAGAGTTAAAAGTTTTGATGATCTTACACACAAGCAATGGATTGCCTTGGGTACTAAGATGGGTGGAGTGCAAAAAGTGATTGCCGTTCTTCAAGGTGATAAAAATGTTATTCTTGAAGATATTTGTGTGCTCGTGGATAAGAACGGTCGTTGCATTCCCCAGCGGGGAGTAGTAACCGCGAACGTCTGCGATCCGAGCGCTGATTATCGCTTTGAAGGTTTGACTGGCTATGTGAATTACGCAACTATTATTCTGATGTGGGAAGCGCTTTTTGAGCAGAAGGCTGGGATGACTCCGGTCGAGTTTGAACAACGCATTGAGGCAATCAAGCAGCGGGTTGCGACCTGGTCAATGGCGAGCAAACCGCAGATCGCGAATTTATTTGCCGGTCCGCACTTTCCAATAATTTTGCCGCAGTTGCCGGCTGGTGACCACGGCATTATCATCAGAAACCACATTTTACCGGTAGTGGAGCGCGCGTATTTAATGGCGTTCCACAACGGAGAATTTACCAGTAACCGGCATGAAGACCTCGCGGAAAACACGAAGATCGTGGACGAACGGCACGCGAAACTGGTCGCCGATTTGGAGCAAGGCCCGATCCCGGGCATCATGTGCTATCCGCTTCAGGGCTTCGATATTATTGCCCAGCAGCAGATGGCAGCTTTAATGCCGGATTTTATTTCGTTGGCAGGCGCCATTGAGCCGGGTGTGACCCTGGCTCTGTATCCAAAGCTTCTGGCTGGAGCTAAAACGCCCAACCAGGATTGCTCCGCGATTAGATGGCAGCCTGGTTTATTAGATCCTTCAACGCTCTTATACATCAGTCGTAGCTATCCCGATGGTGACGATGAATGCTCTTTTGAT
Coding sequences within:
- the gyrB gene encoding DNA topoisomerase (ATP-hydrolyzing) subunit B is translated as MPQKENTKISKKAKENKPKSTAYGADQITVLEGLDPVRKRPGMYIGNTAEAGLHHMLWEVVDNSIDEAMGGYANHITLRLFKDKDGADVAAITDNGRGIPVDTHKVTKKSALETVLTKLHAGGKFGEGGYKVSGGLHGVGVSVVNALSEWMKAEVRRDGKIWEQEYRRGKPVKNVRPTGKTKETGTTITFRPDAEIFSVTKFDLKTVIDHLRQQAYLTKGVMITIIDDREQIKYYSKKFAKDILLPAGHYTFYFEGGIASYVKHLNINKEAKHENIFYIDKEVDKIQVEVALRYAEDFQEIVLPFANNIYNPEGGMHLVGFRTAITRTLNSYARNKGILKEKDDNLTGEDVREGLTAVVSIKLPEPQFEGQTKAKLGNVEARTAVEAVMNEHFAIFLEENPKDAEAILGKCLLASRARLAARAARETVLRKGALEGLTLPGKLADCSSRNASESELYIVEGDSAGGSAKQGRNREFQAILPLRGKILNVERARIDKMLANNELKSLIIAIGTNFGEQFDIEKLRYNRIIIMTDADVDGAHIRTLLLTLFYRYFPDIINQGHLFIAQPPLYSIKVGKDVHWVFTDEDKDAKIKELTKGKEVEVVEGAEDNNEDETTAEEQTENTGGKFKAAPKINVQRYKGLGEMNPEQLWSTTMSPETRVMKKVTIDNAALADETFDILMGSEVGPRKRFIQTHAKSVKNLDV